Genomic DNA from Anaerolineae bacterium:
GGCTGGGGCGTTGGGAGAGGATGAGAAAATGATGAATATAAGATACATTGCCACAATTGATGAGGTGGATTACTTCGTCGAAATCATCGATGAAAGGCACATTGTCTTAAACGGTCAGATTTGTGAGATCGATTTTGCCTCGGTGGGCGATCAACCGATTTTCTCGTTGCTGATTGATGGAAAATCTTATGAAGCCTTCGTCTATCCACAGGATGAAATCTGGCAGGTTCTGTTGTTGGGAAATTTATACTCGGTGAAGGTTGAAGACGAGCGCGAGAAGCGGTTGCGCGCGGCTGCCGGCGGGAAAGCAATAGAGCGAGGCGAATTTCACTTAAAGGCGCCGATGCCAGGATTAGTTGTCGCCGTACCGGTAGTTGAAGGTCAGCGGGTTAATA
This window encodes:
- a CDS encoding Biotin carboxyl carrier protein of acetyl-CoA carboxylase; the encoded protein is MMNIRYIATIDEVDYFVEIIDERHIVLNGQICEIDFASVGDQPIFSLLIDGKSYEAFVYPQDEIWQVLLLGNLYSVKVEDEREKRLRAAAGGKAIERGEFHLKAPMPGLVVAVPVVEGQRVNKGDVLVILESMKMQNELKSPREGVVTRLRVGIGDSVEQSQTLLSVT